One Saprospiraceae bacterium genomic region harbors:
- a CDS encoding NAD kinase, whose protein sequence is MNVFIYCQHLRKEDIAHVKALIAQLKDQKLDFSFNEGYPEQAGIGNVQTWKNSEDLQSKKPDFLISLGGDGTILKALTYVRNSGIPILGINLGRLGFLASTEKKLIADVVHYLANGMYEIDYRSLIRLESSHALFGETPFALNDFTLLKRDNSSMITIHTYINGDYLNSYYADGLIVATPTGSTGYSLSCGGPILFPQSQNLIITPVAPHNLNVRPVVIPDDVVLSFEVEGRAENFLCTLDSRYEVITAEHQLAIKKESFDIGLIRLHPSGFLKTLREKLNWGIDKRN, encoded by the coding sequence ATGAATGTATTTATTTATTGTCAACACCTTAGAAAAGAAGACATCGCCCATGTCAAGGCTTTGATTGCGCAGTTAAAAGATCAAAAACTTGATTTTTCATTTAATGAGGGCTACCCGGAGCAGGCGGGCATAGGCAATGTTCAAACCTGGAAAAATTCTGAGGACCTGCAATCAAAAAAACCGGATTTTTTAATAAGTCTGGGCGGAGATGGAACCATATTAAAAGCACTGACCTATGTGAGAAATTCAGGGATACCCATTTTGGGAATCAACCTTGGAAGACTTGGATTTTTGGCAAGCACTGAAAAAAAACTGATCGCAGATGTAGTTCATTATCTTGCCAATGGAATGTATGAAATCGATTACAGGAGCTTGATCCGTCTCGAATCAAGCCATGCCCTGTTTGGAGAAACGCCTTTTGCTTTAAACGATTTCACATTGTTAAAAAGAGATAATTCATCCATGATCACCATCCACACCTACATCAATGGTGATTATTTAAATTCCTATTACGCGGATGGATTGATTGTTGCAACGCCAACGGGGTCTACAGGGTATTCATTGTCCTGCGGAGGACCGATACTTTTTCCACAATCGCAAAATCTCATCATCACGCCGGTGGCGCCACACAATCTGAATGTAAGGCCTGTCGTGATCCCCGATGATGTGGTGCTGAGTTTTGAAGTTGAAGGAAGAGCAGAGAATTTTTTGTGCACGCTGGATTCAAGATACGAAGTCATCACAGCAGAGCACCAGCTCGCCATCAAAAAAGAATCCTTTGATATCGGTTTGATCAGATTGCATCCCTCGGGTTTTCTAAAAACATTAAGGGAAAAATTAAACTGGGGAATCGATAAAAGAAATTGA
- a CDS encoding cyclase family protein — protein sequence MQIRIYWNGKAYVADLQSGIDISIPFKEGYNQVNCFYAPFFNSQAVKSGDFIGSVSQGGPVNFFNTFINIHGGGTHTECCGHITTEREHVNGVCRDFFGMACLISVYPTQMEDGDRVITKKSLQALMEETISTDFIIIRTLPNDHVKTSRHYSGTNPPYVEAEAMSWLVEKAYHHLLIDLPSVDKEMDGGLLACHHIFWKGDRKKNCTITELVYIPDQVKDGYYFLNLQVAPIESDASPSRPVLYSIHPE from the coding sequence ATGCAAATACGCATTTATTGGAATGGAAAGGCTTATGTTGCAGACCTTCAATCCGGAATAGATATTTCTATTCCATTTAAGGAAGGTTACAATCAGGTGAATTGTTTTTATGCACCTTTTTTCAATTCGCAGGCAGTGAAAAGTGGCGATTTTATCGGAAGCGTTTCACAAGGTGGGCCCGTTAATTTTTTCAATACATTTATCAATATTCATGGCGGGGGAACACACACAGAGTGTTGCGGACATATTACCACAGAACGCGAACATGTAAATGGGGTGTGCAGGGATTTTTTTGGAATGGCATGTTTAATTTCAGTTTATCCTACCCAAATGGAGGATGGCGATCGCGTAATTACCAAAAAAAGTTTGCAGGCATTGATGGAAGAAACGATATCGACCGATTTTATAATCATCAGGACCCTGCCCAATGACCATGTTAAAACGAGCAGACATTATTCAGGAACCAATCCACCCTATGTGGAGGCTGAGGCCATGAGCTGGCTCGTAGAAAAAGCTTACCATCATTTGTTGATAGACTTGCCTTCGGTCGATAAAGAAATGGATGGAGGCTTGCTGGCCTGTCACCACATTTTCTGGAAAGGAGACCGTAAAAAAAATTGCACGATCACAGAACTGGTATACATACCCGATCAGGTAAAAGATGGTTATTATTTCCTCAACCTTCAAGTAGCACCGATTGAATCGGATGCATCTCCATCCAGACCTGTATTATACAGCATTCATCCGGAATAA